One Arthrobacter sp. StoSoilB20 DNA segment encodes these proteins:
- a CDS encoding ABC transporter substrate-binding protein, producing the protein MFDLSPAAPRAAKLTALGIGVALLATACGGSSTPTQTGSSSAAAAGISCPAPSGGAGAGNSQAATNTGPVPPSTTTTDAPLKLGSLLPTTGSLAFLGPPEIAGVNLGIKEVNDAGGVLGAPVSVVHRDSGDTKTDIATQSTTALLGQGVSAVIGAASSGVSKTVINQITGAGVIHFSPANTSPDFTTWDDKGLYWRTAPSDVLQGKVLGNYMATCGAQTVGMIVLNDAYGTGLQKNVKEAFEAAGGKVVAEELFNEGDSQFSSQVDKVLAAKPDAIALITFDQAKSIVPLITGKGIKPTQLFMVDGNTSDYSKDFQAGTMKGAQGTIPGTFAKDDFKKKLLAIDPALKDYSYAGESYDAVNLISLASEAAKSTKGTEIAAKLKEVSEGGEKCTSFAACVTLLRQGKDIDYDGQSGPVTFSDAGDPTEAYIGIYEYQDDNTYKPVREEFGKL; encoded by the coding sequence ATGTTTGATCTTTCCCCAGCGGCGCCCCGAGCCGCCAAGCTAACAGCGCTTGGCATTGGGGTCGCTCTCTTGGCCACGGCTTGTGGTGGGTCTTCGACCCCTACCCAGACCGGGTCGTCTTCTGCCGCAGCCGCAGGCATCTCCTGCCCGGCTCCCAGCGGCGGGGCGGGAGCCGGCAACAGCCAGGCTGCCACCAACACGGGACCAGTACCTCCCTCGACCACCACCACTGACGCACCGCTCAAACTTGGATCGCTCCTGCCGACGACGGGGTCGCTGGCGTTCCTCGGCCCGCCGGAAATTGCCGGCGTCAACCTCGGCATCAAGGAAGTAAACGACGCCGGCGGCGTCCTGGGTGCCCCTGTATCTGTGGTCCACCGCGACTCCGGCGACACCAAGACGGACATCGCTACCCAGTCCACCACGGCCCTCCTGGGCCAGGGCGTGAGTGCGGTCATCGGTGCTGCATCCTCAGGCGTCTCCAAGACGGTCATCAACCAGATCACGGGCGCCGGAGTCATCCACTTCTCGCCTGCGAACACCTCCCCTGACTTCACCACGTGGGACGACAAGGGCCTCTACTGGCGCACTGCACCCTCCGACGTCCTGCAGGGCAAGGTCCTGGGCAACTACATGGCTACCTGTGGAGCCCAGACCGTTGGCATGATCGTCCTGAATGACGCCTACGGAACCGGCCTCCAGAAGAACGTCAAGGAAGCCTTCGAGGCAGCCGGCGGCAAGGTTGTTGCTGAAGAACTCTTCAACGAGGGCGACTCCCAGTTCAGCAGCCAGGTGGACAAGGTCCTCGCAGCCAAGCCGGATGCGATCGCCCTGATCACCTTCGACCAGGCCAAGAGCATCGTCCCCCTGATCACCGGCAAGGGCATCAAGCCCACGCAGCTGTTCATGGTTGACGGCAACACCTCGGACTACAGCAAGGACTTCCAGGCCGGCACCATGAAGGGCGCACAGGGAACCATTCCCGGTACGTTCGCCAAGGACGACTTCAAGAAGAAGCTGCTCGCGATCGATCCCGCCCTGAAGGATTACAGCTACGCAGGCGAGTCCTACGACGCCGTGAACCTGATCTCGCTGGCTTCTGAAGCCGCCAAGAGCACCAAGGGTACCGAGATCGCAGCCAAGCTGAAGGAAGTCTCTGAAGGCGGCGAGAAGTGCACCAGCTTTGCTGCTTGTGTCACGCTGCTCCGCCAGGGCAAGGACATTGACTACGACGGTCAGTCCGGTCCTGTCACGTTCTCCGACGCAGGTGACCCCACCGAGGCGTACATCGGTATCTACGAGTACCAGGATGACAACACCTACAAGCCGGTCCGTGAAGAGTTCGGCAAGCTCTAA
- a CDS encoding aminoglycoside phosphotransferase family protein, with the protein MPEGITERQRNVLTSWLGPYAVVQDHSWPLQDTTVLQLEAAGGDHVMVKASTASHHIRREIAAYSRGMPGLDGRVPVLLHASPEAGLLVTRYLPGTVVAGTPSENEPETYRQAGSILAALHQPAGTSHSYVRALKTKTGHIIERAASLLPRQTLENLTAELEGVTPGPAELVTTHGDYQPRNWLNDDGDTKVIDFGRADLRPWVHDLVRLSHQQFLGQERLSQAFYEGLGRVIESPQDRILWRLENLNQAVATVVWAHGIGDEDFEQQGIAMVARVLSRDFVPETIQGWPTRGS; encoded by the coding sequence ATGCCGGAAGGGATCACTGAAAGACAACGGAATGTTCTGACGTCTTGGTTGGGCCCCTACGCGGTGGTGCAGGACCATTCATGGCCGCTCCAGGACACCACAGTGCTGCAGCTGGAGGCAGCCGGCGGAGATCACGTCATGGTGAAGGCAAGCACGGCCAGCCACCATATCCGCCGCGAAATTGCAGCCTATTCCCGTGGGATGCCGGGCCTGGACGGACGGGTCCCGGTCCTGCTGCATGCCTCACCGGAGGCAGGGCTGCTGGTGACCCGCTACCTTCCCGGAACGGTTGTGGCGGGCACACCGTCCGAAAATGAGCCGGAAACGTACCGCCAGGCCGGCTCGATCCTTGCCGCACTGCACCAGCCTGCCGGGACGTCCCACAGTTATGTTCGGGCGTTGAAAACCAAAACCGGCCACATCATCGAGCGCGCAGCCTCGCTGCTCCCCCGGCAGACCCTGGAAAATCTCACAGCGGAACTGGAGGGGGTCACGCCCGGCCCGGCGGAGTTGGTCACCACCCATGGCGACTACCAGCCCCGGAACTGGTTGAACGACGACGGCGACACTAAAGTCATCGATTTTGGCCGGGCCGACCTCCGCCCCTGGGTCCACGACCTTGTCCGGCTCAGCCATCAGCAGTTCCTGGGGCAGGAACGGCTTTCACAGGCCTTCTACGAAGGATTGGGCCGGGTCATTGAATCCCCGCAGGACCGCATTCTGTGGAGGCTGGAGAACCTGAACCAGGCCGTTGCCACGGTGGTCTGGGCGCACGGGATCGGTGACGAGGATTTCGAGCAGCAGGGCATCGCCATGGTGGCGAGGGTGCTGAGCCGCGATTTCGTGCCGGAGACGATCCAAGGGTGGCCCACCCGAGGCAGTTAG
- a CDS encoding ABC transporter ATP-binding protein gives MSSSVSEMPSAAAAPASDSVVKVTNLVAGYIPGVNILNGCSIEARKGELIGIIGPNGAGKSTLLKAMFGLVKVHSGTVVVRGQDLTGLKANKLVTQGVGFVPQTNNVFAALTIEENLQMGMFQRPKAFAERFDFVAGLFPELAKRRAQRAGSLSGGERQMVAMGRALMMDPAVLLLDEPSAGLSPVKQDETFLRVHEINRAGVSVIMVEQNARRCLQICDRGYVLDQGKDAYTGTGRELMKDPKVIQLYLGTLADEV, from the coding sequence ATGAGCAGCAGTGTCAGTGAAATGCCCTCGGCGGCAGCCGCACCGGCAAGCGATTCCGTCGTCAAGGTCACCAATTTGGTGGCCGGGTATATCCCCGGGGTCAACATCCTCAACGGTTGCAGCATTGAGGCCCGCAAGGGTGAGTTGATCGGAATCATCGGCCCCAACGGCGCCGGCAAGTCCACTCTCCTGAAGGCCATGTTCGGCCTGGTGAAGGTCCATTCCGGCACCGTAGTAGTCCGGGGCCAGGACCTCACCGGATTGAAGGCCAACAAGCTGGTGACCCAAGGTGTGGGATTCGTGCCGCAGACCAACAACGTCTTCGCAGCGCTGACCATCGAAGAGAATCTCCAGATGGGCATGTTCCAGCGTCCCAAGGCCTTTGCCGAGCGCTTCGACTTTGTTGCCGGGTTGTTCCCGGAGCTGGCAAAGCGGCGGGCCCAGCGGGCGGGGTCACTTTCCGGTGGCGAACGCCAGATGGTGGCCATGGGCCGGGCTTTGATGATGGACCCGGCAGTACTGCTCCTGGACGAGCCGTCGGCAGGCCTCTCCCCCGTCAAGCAGGACGAAACCTTCCTCCGGGTCCACGAGATCAACCGTGCCGGTGTCTCGGTCATCATGGTGGAACAGAACGCACGCCGCTGCCTGCAGATCTGCGACCGCGGCTACGTCCTGGACCAGGGCAAGGACGCATATACAGGTACGGGCCGTGAACTGATGAAGGATCCCAAGGTCATTCAGCTCTACTTGGGCACCTTGGCTGACGAGGTCTAG
- a CDS encoding ABC transporter ATP-binding protein — translation MSETNEHNSNTANTANTDDIDYMTDSRPIAVGDNTPGCKKRDPIVVAEDVTRSFGGINAVDVEYLEIPRHKITALIGPNGAGKTTLFNLLTGFDTPNTGKWQFEGNSLAGVSSYKVARMGMVRTFQLTKVMGKLTVMENMRLGAADQPGERLSKALFKGMWGGREKEITAQANLLLEKFKLDAKKDDYAASLSGGQRKLLEMARSLMVKPKLVMLDEPMAGVNPALTQSLLDHIKNLKAEGMTVLFVEHDMNMVRHIADWVVVMAEGKVVAEGPPGEVMKNPAVIDAYLGAHHDVDLGDAEGIKVLEAELEADEESVVGTEDAGILSEIVETKKEDGK, via the coding sequence ATGAGTGAGACCAACGAACACAACAGCAACACAGCAAACACAGCAAACACAGACGACATCGACTACATGACCGATTCGCGGCCCATTGCAGTCGGGGATAACACTCCGGGCTGCAAGAAACGCGATCCCATTGTGGTGGCCGAGGATGTCACGAGGTCCTTTGGTGGCATCAACGCCGTGGACGTCGAATATCTCGAGATCCCGCGGCACAAAATCACCGCTTTGATTGGTCCCAACGGCGCCGGAAAGACCACGCTCTTCAACCTGCTGACCGGCTTCGACACTCCCAATACGGGCAAGTGGCAGTTCGAAGGCAACAGCTTGGCCGGCGTCTCCTCCTACAAGGTGGCGCGCATGGGTATGGTGCGCACTTTCCAGCTGACCAAGGTCATGGGCAAGCTGACCGTCATGGAGAACATGCGGCTCGGCGCAGCGGACCAGCCGGGCGAACGGCTTTCCAAGGCCCTGTTCAAGGGCATGTGGGGTGGACGCGAAAAGGAAATCACGGCCCAAGCCAACCTGCTGTTGGAGAAGTTCAAACTCGATGCCAAGAAGGACGACTACGCTGCGTCCCTCTCGGGCGGCCAGCGGAAACTGTTGGAAATGGCGCGGTCCTTGATGGTCAAACCCAAGCTGGTGATGCTCGACGAGCCCATGGCCGGTGTGAACCCGGCGCTGACTCAATCGCTCCTGGACCACATCAAGAACCTCAAGGCTGAAGGCATGACCGTGCTCTTCGTTGAGCACGACATGAACATGGTCCGGCATATTGCCGACTGGGTGGTGGTCATGGCCGAAGGCAAGGTCGTGGCCGAAGGTCCCCCGGGCGAAGTCATGAAGAACCCCGCCGTGATCGACGCTTACCTGGGCGCCCACCACGATGTGGATCTCGGCGACGCGGAAGGCATCAAGGTGCTTGAGGCGGAGCTTGAAGCCGATGAGGAGTCGGTGGTGGGTACCGAAGACGCAGGCATCCTGTCCGAGATCGTTGAAACCAAGAAGGAGGACGGGAAATGA
- a CDS encoding branched-chain amino acid ABC transporter permease, which yields MDFGFIFSSALGELFSPTTAAYALAALGLAVHFGYSGLLNFGQAGFMAVGAYGFAISTLTFDAPFFVALVVSILCSVIFAFILGIPTLRLRADYLAIVTIAAAEIVRYVVTTNQLTGVTGSANGLAAFENTFYAMNPFPEGSYMGMNNRDFFIRVVGWGLVIVCCVLVWLLMRSPWGRVLKGIREDENAVRSLGKNVYAYKMQALIIGGVLGALAGMIFTLPRGAVQPSNYGTELTFFLWTCLLLGGMATVLGPVIGAMIFWVVLSLTQSLLYGLIESGAVTWLTTVQAGQLRYILVGVALMLLMIFRPQGVFGNKKELAFA from the coding sequence ATGGACTTCGGATTCATTTTCTCCAGCGCCCTTGGCGAGTTATTCAGCCCGACGACGGCGGCGTACGCACTTGCCGCTTTGGGCCTTGCAGTTCACTTCGGCTACTCAGGCCTGTTGAACTTCGGCCAGGCCGGCTTCATGGCCGTTGGCGCCTACGGCTTTGCCATTTCCACCCTGACCTTTGACGCTCCGTTCTTTGTCGCTTTGGTGGTTTCCATCCTGTGCTCGGTAATCTTCGCGTTCATCCTGGGCATTCCCACCCTCCGGCTGAGAGCCGACTACCTGGCTATCGTCACCATCGCAGCCGCGGAAATTGTCCGCTATGTGGTGACCACCAACCAGCTCACCGGCGTTACCGGATCCGCCAACGGGCTGGCAGCCTTTGAAAACACGTTCTATGCCATGAACCCCTTCCCCGAAGGCTCCTACATGGGCATGAACAACCGCGACTTCTTCATCCGCGTAGTTGGCTGGGGATTGGTGATCGTCTGCTGCGTGCTGGTATGGCTCCTGATGCGCAGCCCGTGGGGCCGTGTCCTGAAGGGTATCCGCGAAGACGAGAATGCCGTGCGATCCCTCGGCAAGAACGTCTACGCCTACAAGATGCAGGCACTGATCATCGGCGGTGTGCTGGGCGCTTTGGCGGGCATGATCTTCACGCTCCCTCGCGGCGCCGTCCAACCGTCCAACTACGGCACGGAACTGACGTTCTTCCTGTGGACCTGCCTCCTCCTCGGTGGCATGGCCACGGTGTTGGGGCCGGTCATCGGGGCAATGATCTTCTGGGTAGTCCTGTCGCTGACCCAGAGCCTGCTCTACGGCCTCATCGAATCAGGGGCAGTCACCTGGCTGACAACCGTCCAGGCCGGCCAGTTGCGCTACATCCTGGTGGGCGTGGCGCTGATGCTCCTGATGATCTTCCGCCCGCAAGGCGTCTTCGGCAATAAAAAGGAGCTTGCTTTCGCATGA